In Lactococcus protaetiae, the genomic window GTGACGCACGTTTACAACTATGATATTACACAAGATCAAGAAAGCTATGTTCACCGTATCGGACGGACCGGTCGTGCTGGTAAATCTGGTCGTTCAGTAACACTTGTTTCGTATAATGAAATGGGCTACCTCCGTGCCATTGAAAATCTAACGAAAAAACCAATGAAAGGTTTGAAACCACCAACAAAAGAAGAAGCTTACCGTGCTTCATTGGCTGTTGCGATGGACGATGTTTTGCGTGATTTGACAGATGAATCTGCAAAGCTTTCGCTTGCAAAATTTGACAAGCAAGCAGAGAAGTTGTTGGAACAATTTGATGCTAAAGAATTGGTAGCATTGCTACTTCAAGGTCGAGTAAAAGACCCAGATAATCAAGAAGAAGTGAAAATTACGGCTGAACGTCCACTACCATTTAACGGCGAAGGTCAAGGCTTTAAGAAAAAAGGCAAAGGCGGCGGTCGTTACAAGGGTAGAGGAAATGGTGACCGTGAAGGTAATCGAGGCGGCTACCGTGGTGGAAATCGTGATGGTGAACGCGGTGGTGATCGCAAACGCTGGAGTCGTGATCGTGATGAAAATCGAGGGGTTACCGAGGAAAACGCGATGATCGTCGCTTTGATGACCGTAAACAAGCAGAAAAAACACCACGTAAGCGGACAACTGGTACTGAAAAAGCAGCAGGATTTGTGATGCGTAGCCGTGGGATAAATAAAGTCAAAAATGAATCTGTCAGTATACTGACAGATTTTTTAAGCTCTAGCTAGTGCTGGTATAAGGGATACGCTGATATTTTGAGAGCAGTTCTTGACGGTAACGTCCACTTCTTGTATAATAGCGCTATGACAAATAACAAATTTAAATCAGGTTTTGTGGCGATTTTAGGTCGTCCAAATGTAGGAAAATCTACATTTATGAATCATGTGATGGGCCAAAAAATTGCCATCATGTCAGATAAACCACAGACAACGAGAAATAAAATCCAAGGGATTTACACGACAGAAAATGAACAAATCATTTTTATTGATACGCCAGGAATTCATAAACCACATAATGCACTGGGAGATTTTATGGTGCAATCTGCTTATTCTACCTTGCGTGAATGCGATATGGTTTTATTTATGGTAGCTGCTGATGAACCAAGGTCTACTGGGGAAAATATGATTATTGAACGTCTGAAAAAAGCAGAAGTTCCAGTCATTTTGGTCGTTAATAAGATTGATAAAGTGCATCCTGACCGACTTTTTGAGATTGTCAGCGATTATACGTCACAAATGGAATTTGCAGAAGTTGTACCTATTTCTGCGAAAATGGGAAATAACACTGACCGACTTCTGTCAGCACTTACAGAAAAATTGTCAGAAGGGCCGCAATATTTCCCAGAAGACCAAATTACTGACCATCCAGAGCGTTTTTTGGTCAGTGAGATGATCCGTGAGAAAATCTTGCTTTTGACGCGTGAGGAGGTGCCACATAGTATTGCTGTGACTACAGATCAGATGACACGTGACATTGATACTGGAAAAATCCATATCATGGCAACAATTATTGTGGAGCGTAAGTCACAAAAAGGGATTATTCTTGGCAAAGGTGGCGATATGATTCGCAAAATCGGTAAAATGGCGCGGCGTGATATTGAGATTATGCTTGGTGATAAGGTTTATCTCGAAACATGGGTCAAAATCAAAAATGACTGGCGTGATCGTAAGATGGATTTGGCTGACTTTGGTTACAATAAAGACGACTATATGTAAAAATATGAAGTTAAGACTTATTCAGTGGGAGTTTTGTAAAATATTTGTCCATTTTCTCTAGTTGCTATCTTCGCTGCGCTACGTCGTCCACACCGCAGGTATACATGCTCGCTAAGGCGCTACGTGCTTCGCACGCCGTTCTGCGAACGGTCTACGCAACTTCGTTGCTCCGCTGTCCGTTTGCTTAACTGCTAAAGCAGTAAGAGCAAAAGGCAAAGTGCTGAGCCGCAATGGTTCTCGCTAAGTGGCTACGTACTGCGTATGCCGTTCTACGAACGGTCTACACAACTTTGTTGCTCCGCTGTCCTTTTGCTTAGGGGCTAAAGCCCCAAGAGCAAAAGGCAAAGCCGCAAGTCGAGTCGCAAATCACTAACACCCTAGGGCAGTCGGATGAAATTCAAAGTTGCCATTTCACCTTATCGCTTTAGCGAGTTGCGACTTCGACTAGGCACGTTCGTGCCGTAGCGAGAATTGACAGCGTAGCGAAGCGGAGATAGTGCTGCTTCATGTAAGGGTGTTGCGATTGCGACTAGCCACTTTATAGGATGATATGCTAGTTGTTGCACCTAGTGGCATAGCGAGCATCGACAGCGTAGAGATAGGAGATAGCACGCACTTACTTCGATGAAAATGGTGAATCAAGGTTGTCAGTGTACTGACAGCTTTTTTCAGTGCTGATAGCCATTGATTTGATGTTCAGTTTTACATTTTTTATGAATTTTTCTGATAATTGTGATATAATGTTGAAAATTATGATTATTGGGGGAAATTATGTGCGGATTTTTATTTATGGGAACATCTGATTTGACGATAGCGGAGTTTAAAGCAAATTTGCAATTGATAGAGCATCGGGGACCAGATGACCAACAGCACGTTCGTGACACATTGGGAAATGATTTTGGCTTTCATCGTCTGTCAATCATGGATTTGTCGGTATGTGGTAGGCAACCATTTGGATTGAACGGCAAGCGGTTGATGTGTAATGGTGAGATTTATAATTTTATTATTTTACGAAAGTTTTTAGAGGCTCAAGGTTATGAGTTCGCTGGAAATTCAGACTGTGAGGTGTTGATTCCATTGTTTGAAACACAAGGTATTGAAAACATGGTGAAAATGTTAGATGCAGAATTTGCCTTTGTGTTGGTTGATGAAAATACGGGTGAAACCTTTGCGGCACGTGATCCGTTTGGGATTCGCCCATTATTTTATGGCTATGCCAAAGAAACAGGAAAGATTTGTTTTGCCTCAGAGGCTAAAGCGCTTGTAAAATCTTGTCGTGATGTTTCACCATTTCCACCAGGATATTATTATGCAAATGGTGAGTTTTATGTGTATCATGATATTTCAGCAGTGAAACAGATGGTAGAAGAACCTCTCGCAGAGATTTCAGGGCATATTCGCAGAAAATTAGAACGTGCAGTAAAAAAACGTCTACACGCTGATGCACCGATGGGATATTTATTATCTGGCGGTCTTGATTCATCCTTGGTTTGTGCGATTGCTGCTAGGGAATTGGAGCAGCCGATTAAAACTTTTGCAATCGGTATGGAAACTGATCCTATTGATTTGAAATATGCGCGTGAGGTAGCTGATTTCTTGAAAACAGACCACACAGAAGTTTTAATGACAAAAGATGATGTACTTGGTGCGCTTCGTGATGTCATTTGGCACTTGGAAACATGGGATATTACAACGATTCGTGCTTCTATTGGGATGTATTTGATTTGTAAATACATTCGTGAGAATACAGATTTGAAAGTTCTGATGACTGGCGAAGTTTCAGACGAAATGTTTGGCTACAAATATACAGACTTTGCGCCAAATGCGAGCGAATTTCAAAATGAAGCATCTAAAAGAGTCCATGAGCTTTATATGTACGATGTTTTGCGTGCTGACCGTTGTTTAGCGGCACATTCACTTGAAGCGCGTGTACCGTTTGCAGACTTGGATTTTGCAAACTATGTGATGTCTATTAATCCACAACGCAAACTCAATACCTACGGCAAAGGAAAATATTTGTTGCGCCATGCTTTTGAGGGGACAGAACTTTTGCCAGATGAAATTTTATTCCGCGAAAAAGCTGCTTTTTCAGATGCCGTTGGTCATTCAATGGTTGACTATTTGAAAGAATTTGCAGAAAATAAATATACTGATGAGGAACTAGCTACGGCTAGGGAAAAGTACCCTTCGCACACACCTTTTACTAAAGAATCACTCCTTTATCGTGATATTTTTGAAGAATTTTATCCTGGATATGATGGTTGGATTGTTGACTTCTGGATGCCAAATTCAAAATGGGTAGGTGAGGAAGTGAAAGACCCTCAGCACGTGTTTTGTCAAACTATGGAGACTCTGGCAAGTAGGAAGAAGCAGGGGATACGGTTAATTCGTGATATAAATGTTAAAATGATTACTGACAGATATTCTGTCAGTAATTTTGATTTCTGTCAGAGTTGACCCTTAGGTTGAAGGTTATAGTGTTTACAGTGAGAATGTCAATCAGGAAAATTATCGTGATATGATATCATGATGTGCGAAGTGTAATTGTGTAATTGCACTGATTGAAAGGATTCATAGAAATTTAGAATATGAATGTTGTGCCAGAATATCAATGGAGAAAGGAGTCCTGCTCGTCAGGAAAATTTGAATTATGCCAGAATTACCAGAAGTTGAAAATGTTCGTCAAGGCTTGGAGCGTATCGTGGTGGGGAAAAAAATTCAATCGGTAGAATCGAGATATCCACGCATGATTTTGACAGGTTTTGATGATTTAAAAGCTAAATTGACTCATCATGTGATTACGGGAGTTACGAGAAGAGGAAAATATTTAATCTTTGAGTTTGATGATGAATTTCGATTAATTTCACATTTACGAATGGAAGGAAAATATCGATTGATTGGACTTGAAGAATCGATTGAAAAACATGACCATATTGCCGTAAAATTTGCTGACAGCCAATTGATTTATGCTGATGTAAGGAAATTCGGGACATGGGAGCTGATAAGTGCTGACAAACTTTCAGATTATTTTGTCAGTAAAAAAATAGGACCAGAGCCAACCTATGAAGCTTTTGACGAATCCATTTTCCTAAAAAAACTGCAACATTCGACAAAGAAAATAAAGCCCTATCTCCTAGAGCAGACGCTTGTAGCGGGACTTGGCAATATCTATGTGGACGAAGTCTTGTGGCGGGCAAAGATTCACCCAGAAACAATAGCGAAAGTGCTGACAAAAGCAAAGGTCCATCTCCTACACGATGAAATCATTGAGCTTTTGGGACAGGCAGTAGCGCTTGGTGGCTCAACAGTTCGAACTTATGCTAATGCATTGGGTAAATCCGGCACAATGCAAGAAGAGTTAAAAGTCTATGGTAAGACAGGTGAACCTTGTGTACGCTGTGGTACACCGATTGAGAAAATCAAGGTAGCAGGTCGTGGAACACACTTTTGCCCAACTTGTCAAAAATGATAAGCACTGACAGTATTCTGTCAGGATACTTTGAAGTGATTACTTTATCAGTGGGAGATTCTTTCTCTTCCGCTGATGTTAGTAGAACGAAAGCAAAGCTTAGTGTTGCTTATCCCGCCACCTAAAAGAGGTGGGGGAATTGCCACTCCGACTAGGTGCTTTGCCTTTTGCTCTTGCTGCTTTAGCAGCTAAGCAAATGGACAGCGGAGCAACGAAGTTGCGGAGACCGTTCGCAGAACGGCGTGCGAAGCACGTAGCACCGTAGCGAGGATGGACAGCGTAGCCCAAAGGGCGAAGATAGCAGACACTTGCTTGGTTAAAAAAACATAAAATATCTTGACTAAAAATTAAAAAAATAAGTGACAAAGTTCAATAAAAAACGTATAAAATAATAGCGCTAGGGACTTATAAAAAATCGTGAAAAATGCTATAATTATACGGTAAGTTGTTTCATGTTTTGTTGATGTACCACACAGAGATTGCGATAAAAAAGTGAACCTTGTGTTGTCTTTGAACATAAGCTATAAAGCTCTCAGTGTAACAACTAGGCGACCCATAGACAAAGCGAAACTCTTTGGGACAGGGCGCACTAAATTAAGAAGTCTAGTTGCTTAACGACACCTACCGACTACAAAGGCTGTTTAAAAAAGTGGGATTGACTTCACAAGTTGAACAAAAAAGAAGAGATGGAGATAAATTTTGGCAACAAAGAAAAAAACAAATTTTGATGATATTACCAAGAAATATGGAGCAGAGCGAGATAAAGCATTAGCTGATGCACTCGCATTGATTGAGAAAGATTTTGGGAAGGGCTCACTCATGCGTCTCGGAGAAGCAGCTAATCAAAAAGTATCAGTAGTAAGCTCAGGTTCACTTGCACTTGACATTGCACTTGGTGCAGGTGGATACCCTAAAGGACGTATCGTAGAGATTTATGGTCCAGAATCATCTGGTAAAACAACAGTCGCGCTTCATGCTGTTGCAGCCATTCAAAAAGAGGGTGGGATTGCAGCCTATATCGATGCAGAAAACGCACTTGATCCAGAATATGCCAAAGCACTTGGGTTAACATTGATGAGCTCCTGCTCTCACAACCAGACTATGGTGAACAAGGTCTGCAAATTGCTGAAAAACTGATTACGTCAGGAGCAGTTGACCTTGTTGTTATTGACTCAGTTGCAGCACTCGTTCCCAAAGCCGAAATTGATGGAGAAATTGGTGATAGTTCAGTTGGTTTGCAAGCTCGTATGATGTCTCAAGCGATGCGTAAACTTGCAGGACACATCAATAAAACAAAAACAACAGCAATTTTTATCAACCAATTGCGTGAAAAAGTAGGTGTGATGTTTGGTTCACCTGAGACAACTCCTGGTGGACGTGCGCTCAAGTTCTATGCATCAGTTCGTCTTGATGTCCGTGGCTCAACAAAAATCGAAGAAGGTTCGGGTGATAACAAAACTCAAATCGGTAAAGAAACAAAAATCAAAGTTGTTAAGAATAAAGTTGCTCCACCGTTCAAAGTTGCGCTTGTTGACATCATGTTTGGTGAAGGAATTTCAAAAACAGGTGAATTACTGAAAATTGCAGTAGATGAAGGAATCATCAAAAAATCAGGTGCATGGTTCGCTTATAATGACGAAAAAATCGGTCAGGGAGCGGAAAAAGCTAAGGGATATCTCAAAGAACATCAAGAAGTCTTTGATGAGATTGACCACAAAATTCGTGCTGCACATGGACTTCTTGGAGAAGCTACAGAAACTACAGCAGATGAGGCACCAGCTAAAACAACGAAAGCTAAAAAAGTAGATCTTCCAGAATCAGAAGAAATTGAACTCGAACTTGAAGACTAATCAAAACAACAAATAAAAAAGCAGTTGGTTATCCAACTGTTTTTGTTTTTCTAAAGATAGTGATAAGTCCAAAAATAACAATCCAAATGACTGAACCAATGGCAGGAACAAGTGTCTCCTTAAAGAAGAAAAGAGAGATAAAGATAAGCCCAAAACCAAGAATTGCAATAGGGACTAGGAACTTTGCTCCTGGAAGTATAAAGCCTTTAGCATCAAAATCAGGAGATTTCCTAAATTTGAGATAAGCTACTAAAGTCATAAGATAGACGACCAAAAAAAGATTAGTCGCAACGCTTGTAATGAATACAAAACCATTAGAAACGGCAGGAATCATCGAA contains:
- the era gene encoding GTPase Era, which gives rise to MTNNKFKSGFVAILGRPNVGKSTFMNHVMGQKIAIMSDKPQTTRNKIQGIYTTENEQIIFIDTPGIHKPHNALGDFMVQSAYSTLRECDMVLFMVAADEPRSTGENMIIERLKKAEVPVILVVNKIDKVHPDRLFEIVSDYTSQMEFAEVVPISAKMGNNTDRLLSALTEKLSEGPQYFPEDQITDHPERFLVSEMIREKILLLTREEVPHSIAVTTDQMTRDIDTGKIHIMATIIVERKSQKGIILGKGGDMIRKIGKMARRDIEIMLGDKVYLETWVKIKNDWRDRKMDLADFGYNKDDYM
- the mutM gene encoding DNA-formamidopyrimidine glycosylase, yielding MPELPEVENVRQGLERIVVGKKIQSVESRYPRMILTGFDDLKAKLTHHVITGVTRRGKYLIFEFDDEFRLISHLRMEGKYRLIGLEESIEKHDHIAVKFADSQLIYADVRKFGTWELISADKLSDYFVSKKIGPEPTYEAFDESIFLKKLQHSTKKIKPYLLEQTLVAGLGNIYVDEVLWRAKIHPETIAKVLTKAKVHLLHDEIIELLGQAVALGGSTVRTYANALGKSGTMQEELKVYGKTGEPCVRCGTPIEKIKVAGRGTHFCPTCQK